The Brachyspira hyodysenteriae ATCC 27164 genome includes a window with the following:
- a CDS encoding ABC transporter permease, with amino-acid sequence MNIIKLAFDNLWYNKTRTILNMILIIVSFVSLMMISGYNNFTKEGIITSINTSGGSVVIADKSYWDNKSEKINMLNNNDFEAIYKKLDTINEVNDYQKKLDISGLIGNENKSKFFSGYAYEKPSKIMSSVSLKVGTPIFDDDISTMVLGKDLGEFFNLNYDEEPYLNLMTDFGDGINLGSLMAVGLISLNNSAADEITIYSPLNAVYEVFGLEYGNAHNLLVYLKDYKKAEEIKNDLNKYFNENNLNYEAKDWKDLNAFLLSVIDMNTNNYLIALFILSILVFVSVMQMLTTNFLERLNEFGTMRALGINIKNVTLLLFLEIIIMAVLSSVISIIISYGASGILNASNFIMKFPGATDGYPLSLLLTFKDTVLIFAWVLSVSILAGIYPIIKVIKMPIIEVIKYV; translated from the coding sequence GAACTATTTTGAATATGATACTTATTATAGTGTCTTTTGTATCTCTTATGATGATAAGTGGATATAATAACTTCACAAAAGAAGGTATTATTACCAGTATCAATACAAGCGGAGGTTCTGTTGTAATAGCTGATAAATCTTATTGGGATAATAAAAGCGAAAAAATTAATATGCTTAATAACAATGATTTTGAAGCAATTTATAAAAAGCTTGATACTATAAATGAAGTTAATGATTATCAGAAAAAGCTTGACATAAGCGGGCTTATAGGTAATGAAAATAAAAGCAAATTCTTTTCAGGTTATGCCTATGAAAAGCCTTCAAAAATAATGTCATCAGTTTCTTTAAAAGTGGGAACTCCTATATTTGACGATGACATTAGTACAATGGTTTTAGGTAAAGATTTAGGAGAGTTTTTTAATCTTAATTATGATGAAGAGCCTTATTTAAATTTGATGACTGATTTTGGAGACGGTATAAATTTAGGTTCTTTAATGGCTGTTGGTTTAATATCTTTAAATAATAGTGCAGCTGATGAAATTACAATATATAGTCCTCTTAATGCAGTATATGAAGTATTTGGGCTTGAATATGGTAATGCACATAATTTATTAGTATATTTAAAAGATTATAAAAAAGCAGAAGAAATAAAAAATGATCTTAATAAATATTTTAATGAAAACAATTTAAATTATGAGGCTAAAGATTGGAAGGATTTGAATGCATTCTTACTTTCTGTTATTGATATGAATACTAATAATTATTTAATAGCATTATTTATATTAAGTATATTAGTATTTGTTTCAGTTATGCAAATGCTTACAACAAATTTTTTAGAGCGTTTAAATGAATTTGGTACTATGAGAGCTTTGGGTATAAATATAAAAAATGTAACTTTGCTTTTATTTTTGGAAATTATTATAATGGCAGTATTGAGTTCTGTTATTTCAATAATAATTTCTTATGGAGCTTCAGGTATATTGAATGCTTCAAATTTTATAATGAAATTTCCAGGTGCTACAGACGGTTATCCTTTAAGTTTATTACTAACATTTAAAGATACTGTTTTAATATTTGCATGGGTATTATCTGTATCAATATTAGCAGGTATTTATCCAATAATAAAGGTTATAAAAATGCCTATAATAGAGGTGATAAAGTATGTGTAA
- a CDS encoding LolA-like protein yields the protein MCKKTIKILLIISVLSFNLYSQDIFNDFVKIYNRDGKSYKMSGTFTDIKDGKKKVNDFDMIVGKDYKLMYLKNNNTLFLANNQGFFVQSKGQISPLKISGSYIVTGAANMNDLMSINFIDDYEVEKIVSTEEINLVKKNKSVPYSKAILKKMSGGYTIDFFDNSGKALKRGIYKISNNYFNDMEFYNLIINKNISTVCHVEKIESSSYSSSYFRSDNMKMLFGLFK from the coding sequence ATGTGTAAAAAAACAATAAAAATTTTATTAATAATAAGTGTTTTATCTTTTAATTTGTATAGTCAGGATATATTTAATGATTTTGTAAAAATTTACAATAGAGACGGAAAAAGTTATAAGATGTCCGGAACTTTTACTGATATAAAAGACGGTAAAAAGAAGGTTAATGATTTTGATATGATAGTAGGAAAAGATTATAAATTAATGTATTTAAAAAATAATAATACTCTTTTTCTTGCTAATAATCAGGGATTTTTTGTTCAGTCAAAAGGTCAGATTTCTCCTTTAAAAATTTCTGGAAGTTATATTGTAACGGGTGCTGCAAATATGAATGATTTGATGTCTATTAATTTTATTGATGACTATGAAGTAGAAAAAATTGTCAGTACTGAAGAAATAAATTTAGTAAAGAAAAATAAGAGTGTACCTTATTCCAAAGCTATTTTAAAAAAAATGTCTGGAGGATATACTATAGACTTTTTTGATAATAGCGGAAAGGCTTTGAAAAGAGGAATATATAAGATAAGTAATAATTATTTTAATGACATGGAGTTTTATAATTTGATTATCAATAAAAATATAAGTACTGTATGTCATGTAGAAAAAATAGAATCTTCAAGTTATTCAAGCTCATATTTTAGAAGTGATAATATGAAAATGCTTTTTGGTTTGTTTAAATAA
- a CDS encoding ABC transporter ATP-binding protein has translation MSDNIIVSLKNINVSYDENSILENLNLDIKDKEFLTLLGPSGCGKTTILRTIAGFIKPDSGEVLFDGKVINDTPAYKREVNTVFQRYALFPHLNVFENIAFGLNLKKVPKSEIKDRVHQMLKMVNLENYGNRNIARLSGGQQQRVAIARALINKPRVLLLDEPLGALDLKLRKEMQIELKKIQQSLEITFVYVTHDQEEALTMSDTVAVMKDGEILQLGTPEDIYNEPKNAFIADFIGESNIIDGIMHDDYVVEFAGYIFDCVDKGFEKLEKVDVVIRPEDIIVVPPENANISGLVESAIFKGVHFEMVLDAHGYKWIIHSTEKWEAGTEIGIDVAKENIHIMKKTVEEVMI, from the coding sequence ATGAGCGATAATATTATCGTGTCTTTAAAAAATATCAATGTTTCTTATGATGAAAATTCTATACTAGAAAATCTTAATCTTGACATCAAAGATAAAGAATTTTTAACTCTTTTAGGGCCATCAGGCTGTGGTAAAACAACCATACTTAGAACTATAGCAGGTTTCATAAAGCCGGATTCGGGAGAAGTGCTTTTTGACGGAAAAGTTATTAATGATACTCCGGCTTATAAAAGAGAAGTTAATACAGTTTTTCAAAGATATGCATTGTTTCCGCATTTAAATGTTTTTGAAAATATTGCATTCGGACTTAATCTTAAAAAAGTTCCTAAATCAGAAATTAAAGATAGAGTTCATCAAATGCTAAAAATGGTGAACTTAGAAAATTACGGAAACAGAAATATTGCCAGACTTTCAGGCGGTCAGCAGCAGAGAGTAGCAATTGCAAGGGCATTAATTAATAAGCCTAGAGTTTTGCTTCTTGATGAGCCTTTGGGAGCATTGGATTTGAAGCTTAGAAAAGAAATGCAAATAGAGCTTAAAAAAATTCAGCAGTCATTAGAAATTACTTTCGTATATGTTACTCATGATCAGGAAGAAGCATTAACTATGAGTGACACTGTAGCAGTAATGAAAGACGGAGAAATACTTCAGTTAGGCACTCCTGAGGATATATACAATGAACCTAAGAATGCATTTATAGCAGACTTTATAGGTGAGAGTAATATTATAGACGGCATTATGCATGATGATTACGTTGTTGAGTTTGCAGGATATATATTTGACTGTGTGGATAAAGGATTTGAAAAGTTAGAAAAAGTTGATGTTGTAATTCGTCCTGAAGATATAATCGTTGTTCCTCCTGAAAATGCTAATATATCAGGATTGGTGGAATCTGCTATATTTAAAGGCGTACATTTTGAGATGGTACTTGATGCCCATGGTTATAAATGGATAATACATTCTACAGAAAAATGGGAAGCTGGTACTGAAATAGGAATAGATGTTGCCAAAGAAAACATACATATTATGAAAAAAACTGTAGAAGAGGTAATGATATGA
- a CDS encoding ABC transporter permease, giving the protein MKTKIPAIPYLIWTLVFVLVPLFLVIYFAFTNQRGDFTLNNFANVTAFTPVIIRSVILAFIATVICLILAYPLSYYISRQEKTVQNALIMLVMLPMWMNFLLRTYAWMTILENNGLINKMFLFMGLSPVKLINTQAAVLIGMVYNYLPFMILPLYSVMTKIHQSLIEASQDLGANSFNVFSKIIFPLSLPGMAAGVTMVFVAAVSTFVISRMLGGGSNILIGDLIEMQFLGMSYNPNLGSAISLVLIVISLCAIMLMQQIDEEDEDVKGMFL; this is encoded by the coding sequence ATGAAGACAAAAATTCCTGCAATACCTTATTTAATTTGGACATTAGTTTTTGTATTAGTACCGCTTTTTTTAGTTATATATTTTGCTTTTACCAATCAAAGAGGAGATTTCACTCTAAATAACTTTGCAAATGTTACAGCATTTACTCCTGTTATAATTCGTTCTGTAATACTTGCTTTTATTGCTACAGTGATATGTTTGATACTTGCTTATCCTTTGTCATATTATATATCAAGACAGGAAAAAACTGTTCAGAATGCTTTAATAATGCTTGTAATGCTTCCTATGTGGATGAACTTTCTTCTTAGAACTTATGCTTGGATGACTATATTAGAAAATAATGGGCTTATAAATAAGATGTTTCTATTTATGGGGCTTTCACCTGTTAAACTTATAAATACTCAGGCTGCTGTATTAATAGGAATGGTTTATAATTATCTTCCTTTTATGATACTTCCTCTTTATTCTGTTATGACTAAAATACATCAGAGTTTAATAGAAGCCTCTCAGGATTTAGGTGCTAATTCTTTTAATGTATTCAGTAAAATAATATTTCCATTAAGTTTACCTGGAATGGCTGCTGGAGTTACAATGGTATTTGTTGCAGCAGTAAGTACATTCGTAATTTCGCGTATGCTTGGCGGAGGATCTAATATACTTATAGGCGATTTGATAGAGATGCAGTTCTTAGGTATGTCTTATAATCCTAATTTAGGTTCGGCTATAAGTTTGGTTTTAATTGTAATATCTTTATGCGCTATTATGCTTATGCAGCAGATAGATGAAGAAGATGAAGATGTTAAGGGTATGTTTCTATAA
- a CDS encoding ABC transporter permease yields the protein MIKKILSRTYIAFIFLFLYAPIAILIFFSFNKARGRGVFTGFTLHWYKELFSNDLILNSFFNTIIVAAVSSVFATILGTMAAIGINSFNKKMKNAVMGITYVSIINPEIVTGISLMLLFVIMKLKFGFTTLILAHITFNVPYVILNVLPKLRQQDNSLYEAALDLGCTPSMAFWKVVIPDILPGILAGFLMALTYSLDDFVVSYFTTGITSQTLPITIYSMTRKRVSPEINAISTVIFIVVLVSLVVMNLKEIKKEKYLMQLKRKMNKH from the coding sequence ATGATAAAGAAAATACTATCAAGAACCTATATTGCTTTTATATTTCTATTTTTATATGCTCCTATAGCAATACTGATTTTTTTCTCTTTCAATAAAGCGAGAGGAAGAGGAGTATTTACAGGTTTTACATTGCATTGGTATAAAGAATTATTTTCAAATGATTTGATACTCAATTCATTTTTTAATACTATAATAGTGGCAGCAGTTTCCTCTGTATTTGCTACTATACTTGGTACAATGGCAGCTATTGGAATAAATAGTTTCAATAAAAAAATGAAGAATGCTGTTATGGGTATTACCTATGTATCTATAATCAATCCTGAAATAGTAACAGGTATATCTTTAATGCTTTTATTCGTTATAATGAAACTTAAATTTGGATTTACTACTTTGATTTTAGCACATATAACTTTTAATGTACCTTATGTTATATTGAATGTGCTTCCTAAATTAAGACAGCAGGATAATAGTTTATATGAAGCTGCTTTAGATTTGGGATGTACTCCATCAATGGCTTTTTGGAAAGTTGTTATACCAGATATACTTCCAGGAATACTTGCAGGATTTTTAATGGCATTAACATATTCATTAGATGATTTTGTTGTAAGCTATTTTACTACAGGTATTACTTCTCAGACTTTGCCTATTACAATATATTCTATGACTAGAAAAAGAGTAAGTCCTGAAATTAATGCTATATCTACTGTTATATTTATAGTTGTGCTTGTAAGTCTTGTTGTTATGAATTTAAAAGAGATTAAAAAAGAAAAATATTTGATGCAATTAAAAAGAAAAATGAATAAACATTAA
- a CDS encoding ABC transporter substrate-binding protein — MKKKIFAIFILIAIAANAQTFNLSVFDTNYYHKYKGQNLSVNVYNWGEYISDGSDGSLDVNKLFEELTGVKVNYSTFASNEEMYVKLKVGGIQYDVIIPSDYMIERLIRENLVRKLNYNNIPAHTNIANRFKNLPFDPTGEYSLAYTWGVTGIIYNKTLVSENADEIDWKILFDKKYQGQILMYYNPRDAFGIAQAYLGYSLNTTNESELRECAKLLKTQKPLVQSYVMDEMYDKMEAGEAAIGVYYAGDSLTMIDNNPDLNFVIPKKGANLFVDSICIPASSGAPELGEMYINFLSEPEIALANIEFINYASPNDGAIAIMSTETKNNKIIYPDQETLDNCEVYITLPDETNILMEDLWNEILSNDTTYKGWVIPVALGVIVLLCVVIIVLKKMKRREN, encoded by the coding sequence ATGAAAAAGAAAATTTTTGCGATTTTTATATTAATTGCTATAGCAGCAAATGCACAAACTTTTAATCTTAGCGTATTTGATACTAATTATTATCATAAGTACAAAGGACAAAACTTATCTGTTAATGTTTATAACTGGGGAGAGTATATATCAGATGGTTCAGACGGATCATTAGATGTAAACAAATTATTTGAAGAGCTTACTGGGGTAAAAGTTAATTATTCTACTTTTGCTTCTAATGAAGAGATGTATGTAAAGTTGAAAGTAGGCGGTATTCAGTATGATGTTATTATTCCTTCTGATTATATGATAGAAAGACTTATAAGAGAAAATTTAGTAAGAAAATTAAATTACAATAATATTCCTGCTCATACTAATATAGCTAATAGATTTAAAAATCTTCCATTCGATCCTACAGGAGAATATTCTTTAGCTTATACTTGGGGTGTAACAGGAATAATTTATAATAAAACTTTAGTAAGTGAAAATGCAGATGAAATAGATTGGAAAATACTTTTTGATAAAAAATATCAAGGTCAAATACTTATGTATTATAATCCTAGAGATGCTTTTGGTATAGCTCAGGCATATTTAGGATATTCACTTAATACTACTAATGAATCAGAACTTAGAGAATGCGCTAAACTTTTAAAAACTCAAAAGCCTTTAGTACAGTCTTATGTAATGGATGAAATGTATGATAAGATGGAAGCTGGAGAGGCTGCTATAGGCGTTTATTATGCTGGAGATTCTTTAACTATGATTGATAACAATCCTGATTTAAATTTCGTTATTCCTAAGAAAGGCGCTAATTTATTTGTAGATTCTATATGTATACCTGCTTCTTCAGGTGCTCCTGAGTTAGGAGAGATGTATATAAATTTCTTATCTGAACCGGAAATAGCTTTGGCTAATATAGAGTTCATAAATTATGCTTCTCCAAATGACGGTGCTATTGCTATAATGAGTACTGAAACTAAAAACAACAAAATAATATATCCTGATCAGGAAACTTTGGATAATTGCGAGGTTTATATAACATTACCTGATGAAACTAATATATTAATGGAAGATTTATGGAATGAAATACTTTCTAATGATACTACATATAAAGGTTGGGTAATACCTGTTGCTTTAGGTGTTATAGTTCTTCTTTGTGTTGTTATTATAGTATTAAAAAAGATGAAAAGAAGAGAAAATTAA
- a CDS encoding bifunctional metallophosphatase/5'-nucleotidase, whose translation MFKRLYAILLLSLILLFSYSCSNSVSKKTGNTGNLTIIHMNDTHGKDEEERVINSDVNPPETNYMYGAARRASYIKQVKGDNNNVLVLHAGDTITGSVYSTVFQGRDEVDIMNMIGVDAAAVGNHFVDYGLSNFTEIMKDRKFPTLSLNIKNKSDNSYYATPYIVTNVNGLNVAIIGITTTDSVYSPKNIEGLIFEEEIKSLKDFIKQIPLNTTNDVTILLSHVGYEGDKKIAEAIPNTFDIIIGGHSHTELEKAELVNGTPIVQAGSYGHYLGHINLNVNNGVVDKNNLDYKLVAMDQTIEQDKDMLAFIDEMKGTVDREFNVRIGTLPVELAHDGIRSNSMAIGNFACDLVKDSYENVDIVMINSGNLRSVLKAGDITLGNIQNEFAPFNNEVIIVSLNGKDVLDMIKLSGEKRGKGGFLQYSKGMEVKYTANGELVSAKLNGEDITEAKDYTVILSDFVFDGGDGYVDAENNPIGRKGKNAVYTGNDIRDALISKIKELNNISADYIDENPRVVFE comes from the coding sequence ATGTTTAAAAGATTATATGCTATTTTGTTATTATCTTTGATTCTTTTATTTTCATATTCCTGTTCTAATTCAGTTTCAAAGAAAACAGGAAATACTGGTAATTTAACTATAATACATATGAATGATACTCATGGAAAAGACGAAGAAGAGAGAGTTATTAATAGTGATGTAAATCCTCCTGAAACTAACTATATGTATGGTGCTGCTAGAAGAGCTTCATATATAAAGCAGGTTAAGGGAGATAACAACAATGTATTAGTTCTTCATGCAGGTGATACTATTACAGGAAGTGTGTATTCTACAGTATTTCAAGGAAGAGATGAAGTTGATATTATGAATATGATTGGTGTTGATGCTGCTGCTGTTGGAAATCACTTTGTAGATTACGGACTTAGTAATTTTACAGAAATAATGAAAGATAGAAAATTTCCTACACTCTCTTTGAATATAAAAAATAAATCAGACAATAGTTATTATGCAACTCCATATATAGTTACAAATGTTAATGGTCTTAATGTAGCAATTATTGGTATAACAACAACAGATTCTGTTTATAGTCCTAAGAACATAGAAGGTTTAATATTTGAAGAAGAAATTAAATCATTAAAAGATTTTATAAAACAAATTCCTCTTAATACTACTAATGATGTTACAATATTATTAAGTCATGTTGGGTATGAAGGAGATAAAAAAATTGCTGAGGCTATTCCTAATACTTTTGATATAATAATAGGAGGACATAGTCATACTGAATTAGAAAAAGCTGAACTTGTTAATGGCACTCCTATAGTACAGGCTGGATCTTACGGACATTATTTAGGACATATTAATTTAAATGTTAATAATGGAGTAGTGGATAAAAATAATTTAGATTATAAATTGGTAGCAATGGATCAGACAATAGAGCAGGATAAAGATATGCTTGCATTTATTGATGAGATGAAAGGTACTGTTGACAGAGAATTTAATGTAAGAATAGGAACTTTGCCTGTAGAATTAGCTCATGATGGAATAAGATCTAATTCTATGGCTATAGGAAATTTTGCTTGTGATTTAGTAAAAGATTCTTATGAAAATGTTGATATTGTAATGATTAATTCTGGAAATTTAAGATCTGTATTAAAAGCTGGTGATATTACTTTAGGAAATATACAGAATGAATTTGCGCCTTTTAACAATGAAGTTATTATAGTTTCATTGAATGGAAAAGATGTACTTGATATGATAAAGCTTTCCGGTGAGAAAAGAGGAAAGGGAGGATTCTTGCAGTATTCTAAAGGTATGGAAGTAAAATATACTGCAAATGGTGAATTAGTATCTGCAAAATTAAATGGAGAGGATATAACTGAAGCTAAAGATTACACTGTAATTTTATCAGATTTTGTATTTGATGGCGGAGATGGATATGTTGATGCAGAAAATAATCCTATAGGAAGAAAAGGAAAAAATGCTGTTTATACAGGAAATGATATAAGAGATGCTTTAATATCAAAGATTAAAGAACTTAATAATATATCCGCTGATTATATTGATGAGAATCCTAGAGTAGTATTTGAATAA
- a CDS encoding phosphopentomutase, whose translation MNKKKAVLIVVDSCGVGALPDASDFGDEGVNTLAHLAEANGGISLPNMEKIGLGNIIDIEGVAKNNDAIGYYGKAMELSKAKDTSTGHWEIAGLVSKKPFNTYPNGFPEITIKKIEEFSGRKVVCNKPYSGTEVIDDYADEQLKNGSLIVYTSADSVLQIAAHEEIIPIDELYNICKKSLEICNEYSPVARVIARPYIGSKGNYKRTERRHDYSVPPSGETMLDRLKNNNIPVVGIGKTSDIFAGVGITENRQTNKNNLDGIEKTIKAIKEIDEGLIFTNLVDFDMLYGHRRDPKGYKNALEEFDKYIPEMIENLNDDDLFIITADHGCDPTYKGSDHTREYIPILAYGKNLRKNVNIGIRDSFVSIAASIEKHLIGNTELEGCFL comes from the coding sequence ATGAATAAAAAGAAAGCCGTTTTAATAGTAGTCGATAGCTGCGGTGTAGGTGCTTTACCCGATGCTTCTGACTTTGGTGATGAAGGCGTAAACACTCTTGCTCATTTGGCTGAAGCTAATGGTGGAATAAGTCTTCCTAATATGGAAAAAATAGGACTTGGAAATATAATAGATATAGAAGGAGTTGCTAAGAATAATGATGCTATAGGATATTATGGTAAGGCTATGGAATTATCAAAAGCAAAAGATACATCTACAGGACATTGGGAAATAGCTGGACTTGTATCCAAAAAACCATTTAACACTTACCCTAATGGATTTCCTGAAATTACTATCAAAAAAATAGAAGAATTTTCAGGAAGAAAAGTTGTATGCAATAAACCTTACTCAGGCACAGAAGTTATAGATGATTATGCAGATGAACAATTAAAAAATGGTTCTTTAATAGTTTATACTTCTGCTGATTCTGTACTTCAAATAGCAGCACATGAAGAAATAATACCAATAGATGAACTTTATAATATATGCAAAAAATCTCTTGAAATATGTAATGAATATTCACCTGTAGCAAGAGTTATAGCACGTCCTTATATAGGAAGCAAAGGTAATTATAAAAGAACTGAAAGAAGACATGATTACTCTGTGCCTCCAAGCGGTGAAACTATGCTTGACAGGTTAAAAAATAATAATATTCCGGTTGTAGGCATAGGAAAAACAAGCGATATATTCGCAGGAGTTGGAATTACAGAAAATAGACAAACTAATAAAAACAATCTTGATGGTATAGAAAAAACTATTAAGGCTATTAAGGAAATTGATGAAGGATTAATATTTACGAATTTAGTTGATTTTGATATGCTTTATGGACATAGAAGAGATCCAAAAGGATATAAAAATGCTTTGGAAGAATTTGATAAATATATACCGGAAATGATAGAAAATTTAAATGATGATGATTTATTTATTATAACTGCAGATCATGGATGCGATCCTACATACAAAGGAAGCGATCATACAAGAGAATATATACCTATACTTGCTTATGGAAAAAATTTGAGAAAAAATGTTAATATAGGAATAAGAGATTCTTTTGTTTCTATAGCTGCATCAATAGAAAAGCATTTAATTGGTAATACTGAATTGGAAGGTTGTTTTTTATAA
- a CDS encoding glucosamine-6-phosphate deaminase: MGLKLIIAKDANAVGKKTAAEIINLLKVKKDAVLGLATGGTAEAVYPHLIKAYEKKEIDFKNVKSVNLDEYKGLDPKNEQSYRYFMNKNLFDHVNIDKKNTFVPKGIGEKEKILKEFNDKINKLPRDIQLLGVGPNGHIAFNEPDEALHSDALCVKLDEKTIKANARFFASEKDVPKEAFSMGMGGILKAKKIVIAAIGKGKAAAMKELLTNDKITTKCPVTFLKLHNDVVVVIDQELADAIPELAKKKGCKK; encoded by the coding sequence ATGGGATTAAAATTAATTATTGCTAAAGATGCCAATGCAGTAGGAAAAAAAACAGCAGCAGAAATTATTAACTTATTAAAAGTAAAAAAGGATGCAGTTTTGGGACTTGCTACAGGAGGTACTGCTGAGGCTGTATACCCTCATTTGATAAAGGCTTATGAAAAGAAAGAAATAGATTTTAAAAATGTTAAATCTGTAAATTTAGATGAATATAAGGGATTAGATCCTAAAAATGAGCAAAGCTACAGATATTTCATGAATAAAAATTTATTTGATCATGTTAATATTGATAAAAAGAATACTTTTGTTCCTAAAGGCATAGGAGAAAAAGAAAAAATATTGAAAGAATTTAATGATAAAATAAATAAACTTCCTAGAGATATACAATTATTAGGAGTAGGACCGAACGGACATATAGCATTTAATGAACCTGATGAAGCTTTACATTCTGATGCATTATGCGTTAAACTAGATGAAAAAACTATTAAAGCTAATGCTAGATTCTTTGCTTCAGAAAAAGATGTTCCTAAAGAAGCATTCAGTATGGGTATGGGCGGAATATTAAAGGCTAAAAAAATAGTTATAGCTGCTATAGGAAAAGGAAAAGCTGCTGCTATGAAAGAGCTTCTTACTAATGATAAAATTACAACTAAATGTCCTGTTACTTTCCTTAAACTTCATAATGATGTTGTAGTTGTTATTGATCAGGAATTAGCTGATGCTATACCAGAACTTGCAAAGAAAAAAGGATGCAAAAAATAA
- a CDS encoding HAD family hydrolase, translating into MMDKNIKVKAAIFDFDGTLVDSESLYTKALIHVSNEMNILKEVDFKSLAGYQTKDIDNILKKEGYHIPDNFFKEAEVYFHKIIETDLETFDGVIETLERLKNINIVIASNSNINYVTRMSDKKGISKYIKDYSCYNGKLKAKPEPDLFLNAFELLKKLDNDIKKEDVIIFEDSLAGIIGAKKTGITTAAITNSYSKEILLENGADIVLNRIDEIFNYIEII; encoded by the coding sequence ATGATGGATAAAAATATAAAGGTAAAAGCTGCAATATTTGATTTTGATGGAACTTTAGTTGACAGTGAAAGTTTATATACTAAGGCATTGATTCATGTATCAAATGAAATGAATATACTTAAAGAGGTTGATTTTAAATCTTTAGCAGGGTATCAGACTAAAGATATAGATAATATTTTGAAAAAAGAAGGATACCATATACCTGATAATTTCTTTAAAGAAGCTGAAGTTTATTTTCATAAAATAATAGAAACAGATTTAGAAACTTTTGACGGTGTTATTGAAACTTTAGAAAGATTGAAAAATATTAATATTGTTATAGCTTCAAACAGCAATATAAATTATGTTACGAGAATGTCTGATAAAAAAGGCATATCAAAATATATAAAAGATTATTCATGTTATAATGGCAAGTTGAAAGCTAAACCTGAACCAGATTTATTTTTAAATGCTTTTGAACTTTTGAAAAAATTGGATAACGATATAAAAAAAGAAGATGTTATAATATTTGAGGATAGTCTTGCCGGTATTATAGGAGCAAAGAAAACAGGAATAACTACAGCAGCAATTACAAATAGTTACAGCAAAGAAATATTATTGGAGAATGGTGCTGATATAGTTTTAAATAGAATAGATGAAATATTTAATTATATAGAAATTATTTGA